The following proteins come from a genomic window of Coregonus clupeaformis isolate EN_2021a chromosome 2, ASM2061545v1, whole genome shotgun sequence:
- the LOC121533155 gene encoding eukaryotic translation initiation factor 4E-binding protein 3-like — translation MTTNAQQAKSCPIPTRVLTLKDWSQLPDCYSQTPGGTLFSTTPGGTRIIYDRKFLLDCRNSPIARTPPCCLPQIPGVTVPALHPLGKLQELKEELEEEEKDLADDSQFEMDI, via the exons ATGACTACCAACGCTCAGCAGGCGAAGAGTTGCCCCATCCCTACCCGGGTTCTCACCCTGAAAGACTGGTCTCAGCTCCCCGACTGCTACAGTCAGACTCCCGGGGGTACTCTCTTCTCCACAACGCCCGGAG GAACACGCATTATCTACGACAGGAAGTTCCTCCTGGACTGTCGGAACTCTCCCATCGCCCGTACCCCCCCCTGTTGCCTGCCCCAGATCCCTGGGGTGACGGTGCCCGCTCTGCACCCTCTGGGCAAACTACAGGAGCTAaaagaggagctggaggaggaggagaaggacctGGCAG